A DNA window from Acetobacter aceti NBRC 14818 contains the following coding sequences:
- a CDS encoding aminotransferase class I/II-fold pyridoxal phosphate-dependent enzyme, whose product MTESTTPRSEESTRPQDYSRRQFARLAGLLGAGASFSRIVPSARANTPVTGQKTSSIFLDKNEYWTGPLPQAAQAAQREILSGNRYDPDNLHDDFLRTVASVEHVPLDRVLVWQGSTDPLIRSVPAFCSPERGLVTCDPTFEVVWEVAKYLGIPLQRVPLTAADRYATNARALLAANPKAGLYYLCAPNNPTGTPTALDEVRWLLDNKPSDAVVLVDEAYIHFSNSPSALSLLGERKDLLVLRTFSKLFGMAGLRVGLSFAHPDLHQRMMRYDGEAATGYTNVSALAGAKVSLLLPDQVRKRREGMTAVRNSVEQHLIKRGIKFIPGSQANMIMVDWGRPVAEVTKAFEQGGIIIGRSWTIWPNMSRVTIGSAEEMQRFNQQVDRIFGT is encoded by the coding sequence ATGACTGAGTCAACGACGCCCCGATCAGAAGAGAGCACCAGGCCGCAAGACTATTCCCGTCGGCAGTTCGCCCGGCTGGCAGGGCTTCTCGGAGCCGGAGCGTCCTTTTCCCGGATCGTCCCCTCTGCGCGGGCGAATACGCCCGTCACCGGACAGAAGACTTCCTCCATCTTTCTGGATAAAAATGAATACTGGACCGGTCCGCTGCCGCAGGCCGCGCAGGCCGCGCAGCGAGAAATCCTCTCAGGTAACCGGTATGACCCGGACAATCTGCATGACGATTTTCTCCGGACCGTCGCCAGCGTGGAACATGTCCCGCTTGACCGCGTGCTGGTCTGGCAGGGATCGACAGACCCGCTGATCCGTAGCGTCCCGGCCTTCTGCTCACCAGAACGGGGATTGGTGACGTGCGATCCAACCTTTGAGGTTGTCTGGGAAGTAGCGAAATATCTCGGAATTCCGCTCCAGCGCGTGCCGCTGACGGCTGCGGACCGTTATGCGACAAACGCCAGGGCCCTGCTGGCGGCCAACCCGAAGGCCGGTCTCTATTATCTCTGCGCGCCGAACAACCCGACCGGCACCCCCACAGCGCTGGATGAAGTCAGGTGGCTTCTGGACAATAAGCCGTCTGACGCCGTTGTTCTGGTGGACGAAGCCTATATTCACTTCTCAAACAGCCCGAGCGCCCTGTCCCTGCTGGGAGAACGCAAGGACCTTCTGGTTCTCCGGACCTTCTCGAAACTGTTCGGTATGGCGGGCCTTCGCGTGGGCCTGAGTTTCGCTCATCCCGATCTGCATCAGCGCATGATGCGGTATGACGGAGAGGCCGCTACGGGTTACACCAATGTCTCCGCGCTCGCCGGAGCCAAGGTCAGTCTCCTGTTGCCGGATCAGGTTAGAAAGCGACGCGAAGGCATGACGGCAGTCAGAAACTCTGTCGAGCAGCATCTTATAAAAAGAGGAATTAAGTTCATCCCCGGCAGTCAGGCCAACATGATTATGGTCGACTGGGGGCGTCCGGTGGCGGAAGTGACCAAAGCTTTCGAACAGGGCGGGATCATCATCGGTCGTAGCTGGACGATCTGGCCGAACATGTCGCGTGTCACAATCGGCTCGGCGGAAGAGATGCAGCGTTTCAACCAGCAGGTAGACCGGATTTTCGGAACCTGA
- a CDS encoding exodeoxyribonuclease III, whose amino-acid sequence MRIVTWNINSLRLRLPLLAELDRQLRPDVICLQETKVPDELFPSEALTELGYAHQVRRGMKSYNGVAILARHPLSPVPDAPDWCERGDCRHAAASIAGEHGPVEIHNFYVPAGGDIPDIEENPKFAHKLAFVDQVTEWFQTHHRKRTVIVGDLNIAPLEHDVWSHKQLLKIVSHTPPETTRLNAWLDTGFVDAMRHFVPPTEKLYTWWSYRNRDWSASNRGRRLDHIWVTPDLKDVLHGMQVIREARNWTSPSDHVPVMLDMGA is encoded by the coding sequence ATGCGTATCGTGACCTGGAACATCAACTCGCTTCGCCTCCGTCTTCCGCTGCTTGCGGAGCTGGACAGGCAACTGCGTCCTGACGTGATCTGCCTTCAGGAAACCAAGGTGCCGGACGAGCTGTTCCCGTCCGAGGCGCTGACCGAGTTGGGTTATGCGCATCAGGTCCGACGCGGCATGAAAAGCTACAACGGTGTGGCGATCCTTGCCCGCCACCCGCTGTCACCCGTTCCGGATGCACCCGACTGGTGCGAGCGTGGTGACTGTCGTCACGCGGCAGCCAGCATTGCAGGCGAGCATGGCCCGGTCGAAATCCACAATTTCTATGTTCCGGCGGGTGGCGACATTCCGGATATCGAGGAAAATCCGAAATTCGCGCACAAGCTGGCTTTTGTGGATCAGGTGACCGAGTGGTTTCAGACGCATCACCGCAAGCGCACGGTGATTGTCGGTGACCTGAACATCGCCCCACTTGAGCATGACGTCTGGAGCCATAAGCAGCTTCTGAAGATCGTCAGCCATACTCCGCCAGAGACGACACGCCTCAATGCGTGGCTCGACACGGGCTTCGTCGATGCGATGCGCCACTTCGTGCCGCCGACGGAAAAGCTCTACACATGGTGGTCCTACCGCAACCGGGACTGGAGCGCCTCCAATCGCGGACGACGGCTGGACCATATCTGGGTAACGCCTGACCTGAAGGATGTGCTGCACGGCATGCAGGTCATCCGGGAGGCGCGAAACTGGACCTCGCCGTCAGACCATGTGCCTGTGATGCTGGATATGGGAGCTTAA